A window of Gossypium hirsutum isolate 1008001.06 chromosome D13, Gossypium_hirsutum_v2.1, whole genome shotgun sequence genomic DNA:
CGCCGCCTGATGCTCCGCTCAGGAAGTACGTCAGGTATTATAGAGACTTTGTTTTGGAACTCAACAAGGCTCTTGCTGTTGACCCTAGTATTGAGATCTGCATGCTCCCTGTTGGTGATGGAATCACCCTTTGCCGTCGCCTCAAATGAACCACCGTTACCGCCGCCGTCCAAGTTTGAGCGTCTTCAAATTTGCAACTCCACTCTATTTCAttcctttctttttaatttcaaatctTACAATTGTgtatttttcttttatcataATGGTGAATGATTATCGAAGAATATGGGTTTATcctttttatacaatattaaggtGGTATCAGATAATATGCTTGAAGCCGTACCTACAAACAATTGTTTATTTATCGCTCTATTTATATTAAGACtttaatttttctaagttacaattATATTCATTATTATCATCAAAATaacctattaattaaattataaaattagtcacttttatttaccttaaattatattttagttatttatatttgaaatattacattttaatcattcaCGTTATCATATTGTTACGAAATAGTCGTTACGATTACCAAAGTGAtagtttaacttttaatttgatatatttttaaacatGATTATCTATCATGTTAATTTTATCAAGCTATGAATTGAGGAATGGATGGTATAAAATGCTTTGCCCTAATAATATGGTGTCTTGcatactccataaatatttaatttcatcataATGGCAGAGAGTTCACAAAAGAACTACAAAacataaaatcaaatattaatttatttataaaaaaacattaattaaataaggatAAATTTCACCTTTGATCCCTTATTTATTTGTGTGCTTTATTTCGGTCACATAAATATGAAAACATTCGATTTAATCTCCAACATTAATGAAATCAATCTTGATGAACTTTTTCTCAAGGTAACTATTATTGTACCGATGGGCATGTCGTTTTCGTCTTGGTAATGGTACATATCGGTACCAGCATATTTTGATGTATCGCTTTAGATTTATCgatgttttaaatattttcacacacatatatatagtctaattttttagtttttttaataaatcatatattagtttgataaaaatatattatatattatatattatatattatatataaagacaaatatatttcaattacgtacaaaaaaaatatatttatacgtaaatataagttttaaaattattaattaaattcgataatttaatttaatagctTTTAATTTTAAGTATAGTTATAGAAAATTCAAAATGGTtgtgataaaaaattaaaaattaatttaaatattaaaattttgtatcaaCCGATATGGGCCGATACGTACCGATATAAGCTAGTATTGGCCAAAATGGGCTGGAACAAATCGAAATGATTGAAATACACGAACATTTTAACCGAAACGAAATATAAACTATTTAATACCAATTTAAGACCAGAACAGTACATACAGGCTGGTACTACCGATACAGCACATACTACCATGCATCTTATTCCACATGGACGTTTTGGTGAATTAATTGTTCacctaatttattttcttttattttttatttatcataagAGTTAAAGATATGACGTTCCCTTGCGGCCTCAGCACATAAATAGGGATTAAAGAGTCCGGTGGGTGTTGACAAGAACACCAATAATAACTCGATCCTACAGCATCCGTAATTGAGGGATTTGAAAATTTGCTCCCAAGTCTTGCAACGATTACCCTCCCTAAAAGTGTGCATCAGTTTGGAGTGTTCAAACTGATTAAGGAGAGTCCTATATTCATATACTAATGTGTACAACAGTAGGTTGGTCATGACATGCTTCGTAAATACATAAAAACTAATTACATTGGTAGCATCAAGCTCAACGCATAGGGAAATATGTCTGTAAGCTTCAAAAATCCACTCGCCCCTACCATCACTTATGAGCATGCCAGCTCCTGCTTTAATTTGTAACATCCTTGATGGGGCGGCTGCCACTTGATGCTACGCCCATGCTTGTTGAGTTACTGGGATTTGGGCAACTCGGTTGTTGAAACTACAAAAGCAAAAAGAATTTTCCATCTGCCCCTTGGCCACATAAAAGGTTCCACCAGCGTCGGGTAAATTTCCCATTCTGACTTTGTACCATCACTACAATGTCTCTTTGTGCTAAAACCCAGGATTCAAAAATAGTAAAAGCATAAGACCGTCGGTTGCTAGGGACCTTGATTACATTTGATTAGTAGGTTTTGATCTTTTCGGGATTATAGATTTAACTTTAATGCCTTTAAGAGCTGATTTCAGTTTTGGGTGTGTAATCAATAGAGCTGATTTAGATTATTTTTCTTCCACTGGAAGTGGATTTGAGGGAAAGTTTCGATTTATGAATAAACCCACAATGCACCTGCCATTAAAGCCATCTGGAATAAATGCAATGATTAAGGAACAAAACACGTTGGGAATCATTTTTGAGGTTTGCAAACTTCTAAGGGCATTGAAAATGAAGTGGCAAACACGACAAGGTTTCAAAGAGCTTTGATTGGGTATTTTATCAAACACCTAGCGTAACATCTAAAAACCCCACAAAACAGCATCCAGTATAGCTACGTCCCATGTAAAAAGTACAAACAAAATCATATCAGTAATTGAATCTTCCCTTTCTAAACTCTTCCCTGCCACTTCACCATCATATCTATCAAATGAAAACGTTTCTTATAAtcgaaattcaaatctgattGTCACATACGGATCAGTCTAAAGGCAAACTAAATAGTGGTTGAGCAACCAAACAAAAACATGAAAAGCAGAATgcatatatcaaataaaaaaccGATGTAATCTAAGGAATGAGTCTAAATTAAGATAAAAGCAAAACAAACATTTGAAGTCTGAACCTCAGTCATGAGCTAATTTTAATCCACGAACATAGCAAAACTTAATTCAAAATGAACATAAACATAGTATCTCTTGTAAAACAAAACGAAGTTTCGCGAACAAACCATAAAACTTCTTCAACGGTAACTCTTCTGGAACCTTGCCCTAGCACCTCTTCCACCGAATTTCTTGGGCTCGCACCTCCTCGGATCAGCCACCAGCAAAGTCCTATCGTACCCGactaagatatccttaatctcctTCTTGCTTTGCTCATCGACGTACTTCTGGTAGAAAGCGACGAGGGCCTTAGCAATGCTTTGACGGATGGCGTAGATCTGAGAAGTGTGGCCTCCGCCTTTAACACGGATCCTCATGTCCACGCCGGCAAAACGCTGGCGGCCGAGGAGAAGAATTGGCTCGACGGCCTTGAAACGGAGGATTTCGGGCTCAACAAGCTCGATAGGACAACCGTTAATCTTGATAAGCCCACGGCCTCGCTTGCAGTGGGTAACCGCCACCGCCGTCTTCTTGCGGCCGAAGCATTGTACGGATTCGATCGGTGCTCTTTCCGccatttttttgttgaaaacccTAGCGAATGGAAAATGAGAGTGGCTTAAAAGCAGTTATATATGGAGTGGGTTAGGGTTTCTGATTTCTGAAAGGCTAAACGGTGCGTTTTAAAAGCTCAAGACCTATTGTGGGCTATAACTCGGCAGGTTTAGTATAGGAATAGGGTCCAATTTAAGACATTAAAACCCAAGCCAGGCTTGAAAGTCCAAATACTTATATGAATATCTATATACGtaatctaaaatatttatttagaaaaaatttaaattaataaattaactttttattatttattatattattaaagtgATATTAAGAAACTTTTAATTCATTGAatataattgagtaaattaaaataataataatacacaaattttacgtagATTATTATATGATAATACCAAAAGTAATTTAATCTATGTTGTTTTTTAagttattatttcttaaatagtGTTATACTTATACCAAACGTTTTGCAATGGCTGATGCGAAGTCAGACGCCTAGCCGACTGCATTAGGTTTTCATATTTCTTTATATGAATGTCCTAAGACAGAGGAAAAAAGAGAGAATATGAGTAATGTTCCATATGCTTTGACagttggaagccttatgtatgcGATGCTTTGCGCACGTCCAGATATTTGTTTCATAGTAGGAATGGTTAGTCGATATTAGGCGCATCCAGGTCTCAGGCATTGACAAGTTGTAAAACATATATAaaggtatcttaaaagaactagagattatatgcttgtgtattctggGGAGAACCTTACTCCTATTAGATATACAGACTCAGACTTTCAAACCTGTAAAGATTCGATGAAATCGACGCCGGGAAATGTATTCATTCTAGACTGTGGAGCCATAGTATGAAGAAGTATAAAACAAACTTGAATTGTTGACTCTGTAATGGAGGTTAAGTATGTGGCTTCTTCTGAGGCGACgaaagaagcaatatggcttcGAAAGTTCTTACTCGATCTTGaagttattcttggtatggaaaaAGCTATAACACTGTATTATGATAACAATGTTGCAATAGCTAAtaccaaggaaatgagaagtcacaAGAGGACAAAACATATTGATCGGAAGAATCACTTGATACGAGAGACAATAGCCGAAGGAATTGTAGATGtgatgaaagtagcttctgaagaTAACCTTGTGGATCCGtttactaagactcttgtaactaggagttttaacaaacacgtCGAAGATATGAGCATgcgaaacatgacacatttacttcactaggagtgggagattgttgggaaatgtaaccatattgtaataaacatgtaactattttctatttatttgaccgacaaataaataaataaagttaatttcacatttcactgttatgctttttgtatttatgtcttttatattttgcatgcatagtgaaattgtgacaaacaaatattagctcattgattgtctcaattcaaactgaagataaatgGCATTGTAAGAACGGTTACATTACGAGAAATACAATTTACTTctgtagataatctaaatgagtccataATCCCGTAAatgaatcaaagtgagcatttgattcaaatccTGAGAAAGACTATTATgccgtctacaattccaattgaagagataactagtcttggctatcggagcagttgactccacgggtagagaaATAGAtgttcattggtagaatgatacattggactagattcaagatgaattaattctgaatccatttgtgaattaattcacttgtgatgtttatGGTGTGATTTATCTATATATTAAGTTAGTCACTTACCATGCATATGCAACtaatgtgttttgatataagtgaAATTAGACCCGAGttaattttgatttggcagtgtacaagtcgaaggttAGAAGTCTTCTtgtttctaagtataaattcaactcagttaattccctacatagttcaagataggtccgtggcgggctttggcaaagatgacgttgtggaaatatgagtcaatatagagatttgttgagtatgactcctattttaatcaaatttaagaaataagcttccagttaaactctgtttatttgtttcaatcaaactctgattagtttagattattttattattatttgacctatgaatttaacctataaataggttcttttacagCCTTAGAAAattacacccattagagattagaactcataacacttttagaaaatttcacatttacgttttgagggttattTGTTTTCGAGTTTTCGAGGTtcagtttttatctccatcttttgtactcttcattcttttgccattatagtaaaattatctttgcccgtggttttttttatcctctttggaagggcattttcacgttaaatttgtgtttcaaattattaatttcttccgctatttttacttgttcgttgtttAATCGGGTCGATTCTCAAAAAATGTTTCTAAGATACAACAAAACACTCAACACTTCCAACAAATTAGTAATAACGATTAATAGAAATGTCCTTTAAATAAAAATCCAACATGTTTATCTTTCCATGATATAACATTTCATAGAGATATT
This region includes:
- the LOC121225657 gene encoding 40S ribosomal protein S16-like encodes the protein MAERAPIESVQCFGRKKTAVAVTHCKRGRGLIKINGCPIELVEPEILRFKAVEPILLLGRQRFAGVDMRIRVKGGGHTSQIYAIRQSIAKALVAFYQKYVDEQSKKEIKDILVGYDRTLLVADPRRCEPKKFGGRGARARFQKSYR